From Acidipropionibacterium acidipropionici, one genomic window encodes:
- a CDS encoding C1 family peptidase — protein MTTQTRSVTPQAVDDDLLATLPTTDDPTLRLALNAVTHSGVNDSALDREKVTGTPKVMSNRLDDWAATSQQKSGRCWLFSSLNLLRSAARKDLGVKNFELSGNYAVFWDKFERANYFLADVIATASEPLDSRLIQFMLAEVLGDGGQWDMAVSIYAKHGVVPKEAMPETEPSTHTAQMNKQLQTLLRKAALDLREQAAAGASQEVLDAARKGILSDVWRILVISLGNPPSSFEWEWIDDDKGFHRDGVLTPQQFYERHVGIDLSGYVCLVDDPRQEHPKGRALTVEHLGNVVGGRQIRYINAPMDTIKKLAAETIVAGEPVWFGADVSQQSGRDDGLLVGDLYDYSGLFGVDLSTTKEQRVNTGASAMNHAMLFTGVDVADGAPRRWRVENSWGEEPGDKGFFTMDDAWFTDYVFEVVVKIDSLPADLKAAVTEEPLALPAWDPMGTLAD, from the coding sequence ATGACCACACAGACCCGATCCGTGACCCCGCAGGCCGTCGACGACGACCTGCTCGCCACCCTCCCGACCACCGACGACCCCACCCTGCGACTGGCCCTCAACGCCGTCACGCACTCCGGCGTCAACGATTCGGCCCTGGACCGCGAGAAGGTCACCGGCACCCCCAAGGTGATGTCGAACCGGCTGGACGACTGGGCCGCCACCTCCCAGCAGAAGTCGGGCCGCTGCTGGCTGTTCTCCTCCCTCAACCTGCTGCGCTCGGCCGCCCGCAAGGACCTCGGCGTCAAGAATTTCGAGCTGTCGGGCAACTACGCCGTGTTCTGGGACAAGTTCGAGCGGGCCAACTACTTCCTGGCCGACGTCATCGCCACCGCCTCCGAGCCGCTGGACTCCCGCCTCATCCAGTTCATGCTGGCCGAGGTGCTCGGCGACGGCGGCCAGTGGGACATGGCCGTCTCCATCTACGCCAAGCACGGCGTCGTCCCCAAGGAGGCGATGCCCGAGACCGAGCCCTCCACCCACACCGCGCAGATGAACAAGCAGCTCCAGACGCTGCTGCGCAAGGCCGCCCTCGACCTGCGCGAGCAGGCCGCCGCCGGAGCCTCGCAGGAGGTTCTGGACGCCGCCCGCAAGGGCATCCTCTCCGATGTGTGGCGGATCCTGGTGATCAGCCTCGGCAACCCGCCGTCCAGCTTCGAGTGGGAGTGGATCGACGATGACAAGGGCTTCCACCGCGACGGCGTGCTGACGCCACAGCAGTTCTACGAGAGGCACGTCGGCATCGACCTGTCCGGATACGTCTGCCTGGTCGACGACCCCCGCCAGGAGCACCCCAAGGGCAGGGCGCTGACCGTCGAGCACCTGGGCAATGTGGTGGGCGGACGCCAGATCCGCTACATCAACGCCCCGATGGACACCATCAAGAAACTGGCCGCCGAGACCATCGTGGCCGGCGAGCCCGTGTGGTTCGGCGCCGACGTGTCCCAGCAGTCCGGGCGCGACGACGGCCTGCTGGTCGGCGACCTCTACGACTACTCCGGCCTCTTCGGGGTGGACCTGTCCACCACCAAGGAGCAGCGGGTCAACACCGGGGCCTCGGCCATGAACCACGCCATGCTGTTCACCGGGGTGGACGTCGCCGACGGCGCCCCACGGCGCTGGAGGGTCGAGAACTCCTGGGGTGAAGAGCCCGGCGACAAGGGCTTCTTCACCATGGACGACGCCTGGTTCACCGACTACGTCTTCGAGGTGGTCGTCAAGATCGACTCCCTGCCTGCCGATCTGAAGGCCGCCGTCACCGAGGAGCCCCTGGCCCTCCCGGCCTGGGACCCGATGGGGACTCTCGCTGACTGA
- a CDS encoding suppressor of fused domain protein: MTNDDHMDAARLPGGFVPGPIDPEELPADVAVPETLPPTGPAVVGAAVGSIGGTPNVEGMVDAAGDNRVDVLTCADAPAPGWTTWSTVTLHARPNELPMADGTKLDVRVELMAVGMPGSDVMGKILGSCAFAVLQDGWMMAPGVVYGDVVSLYDDKATTPHIMWSHPFTAGDLGAVEIDDDLKVHWLMAVPITEAERTFLEQNDYEALAQLLDSHQVNYTDMHRESVV, encoded by the coding sequence GTGACCAACGACGACCATATGGACGCTGCCCGACTACCCGGTGGATTCGTCCCCGGGCCCATAGACCCCGAGGAGCTGCCTGCCGACGTCGCGGTCCCCGAGACCCTGCCCCCGACCGGCCCTGCAGTCGTGGGCGCCGCCGTCGGGTCGATCGGCGGGACGCCGAATGTCGAGGGGATGGTGGACGCCGCCGGCGACAACCGCGTCGACGTCCTCACCTGTGCCGACGCACCGGCCCCCGGCTGGACGACCTGGTCGACCGTCACCCTGCACGCCCGGCCCAATGAACTGCCGATGGCCGACGGCACGAAGCTGGACGTCCGCGTCGAGCTGATGGCGGTCGGCATGCCCGGTTCCGACGTCATGGGCAAGATCCTGGGATCCTGCGCCTTCGCGGTGCTCCAGGACGGCTGGATGATGGCCCCCGGCGTCGTCTACGGCGACGTCGTCTCCCTCTACGACGACAAGGCCACCACCCCGCACATCATGTGGTCGCACCCCTTCACCGCCGGGGATCTCGGTGCCGTGGAGATCGATGACGACCTCAAGGTGCACTGGCTGATGGCGGTGCCGATCACCGAGGCCGAGCGCACCTTCCTCGAGCAGAACGACTACGAGGCGCTGGCCCAGCTGCTGGACTCCCATCAGGTGAACTACACCGACATGCACCGGGAGTCGGTGGTCTGA
- a CDS encoding class I SAM-dependent methyltransferase: MTDDAQTTRALADNRSAWDDRADIHAASQFYSIDALLADPDAITDVVRRDLAVLAPHLGAGPGRSEGTVAGRSLLHLQSHIGDDTLSWWRLGARDVHGLDFSPKSLENARRIAECAGAPITFVEGDARHASDVIGRTFEVIVTSAGTIVWLPDLESWAQSIAKLLEPGGVFMIRDDHPILDALEFEPWQITSDYLSGGGSNAYQADQSYTGDAMPSHTNHEWVHDLSEVVTVLLDAGLRIEALGEHPAMDWSPVEGMVHTEAGWQLPEGSPRIPLTFSVVARKPRD; this comes from the coding sequence ATGACTGACGACGCACAGACCACCAGGGCCCTGGCCGACAACAGGTCCGCCTGGGACGACCGGGCCGATATCCATGCCGCCTCGCAGTTCTACAGCATTGACGCCCTGCTCGCCGATCCGGACGCGATCACCGACGTCGTGCGCCGCGACCTGGCGGTGCTGGCCCCGCATCTGGGGGCCGGTCCGGGGCGTTCCGAGGGGACGGTGGCCGGGCGCTCCCTGCTGCATCTGCAGTCCCATATCGGCGACGACACCCTGTCCTGGTGGCGGCTGGGCGCCCGTGACGTCCACGGCCTGGATTTCTCCCCGAAGTCCCTGGAGAATGCGCGGCGCATCGCCGAGTGTGCCGGGGCTCCGATCACCTTCGTCGAGGGCGATGCCCGGCACGCGTCGGACGTCATCGGCCGGACCTTCGAGGTGATCGTCACCAGCGCCGGCACCATCGTCTGGCTGCCGGATCTGGAGTCCTGGGCGCAGTCGATCGCCAAACTTCTGGAGCCCGGCGGGGTGTTCATGATCCGCGACGACCATCCGATCCTCGACGCGCTCGAGTTCGAGCCCTGGCAGATCACCTCCGATTACCTGTCGGGTGGCGGGTCGAACGCCTACCAGGCGGACCAGAGCTACACCGGCGATGCGATGCCCAGCCACACCAATCACGAGTGGGTCCACGATCTGTCGGAGGTGGTGACGGTGCTGCTGGACGCCGGGCTGCGGATCGAGGCGCTCGGGGAGCATCCGGCGATGGACTGGAGCCCGGTGGAGGGCATGGTCCACACCGAGGCCGGGTGGCAGCTGCCCGAGGGAAGCCCCCGGATCCCGCTGACCTTCTCCGTCGTCGCCCGGAAACCTCGGGACTGA